Part of the Arachis hypogaea cultivar Tifrunner chromosome 6, arahy.Tifrunner.gnm2.J5K5, whole genome shotgun sequence genome, GTTGGAGTGAAGAATCAGGCAGCGGAGAATGGAAAAGAAGCCGTACAAATTCATTGCTCTGGTCAAGGATTTGACCTCATTCTCATGGACAAGGAAATGCCTTTGATGAATGGCATTGAGGtagtaataataaattaataatctgATTTATTCAATACTTTAACCTATCAAAATAATATGCATGGGCAATTACATTGAGACATAATTCTTGCACATTCTTCATATATAGGCAACAAAGGAACTTCGTTCAATGGGCATTTGTAGCAAAATTGTTGGGGTGTCATCTCACTCAGAGGAAAAGCAAATACAAGAATTTATGGAAGCAGGGCTTGATGATTATCTAGTCAAACCTTTGAACATGGCTAAGCTGCGTTCAATTCTTGATAATATCATGTGATACCAAAACTAGTAATTGATGCAAGAGACCACTCCCTACCTTTTGAGTTTTTTGTGGGTTGAACAGAAAATGACCAATGCAATTGCGAGTCTAGTTATTACTTATAGAACTACAATAATGATGGTTTTCTCTGTAGACAAAAATAGAGAGCAAGCGTTGGTAAAAAATCCGTTTTACTATGGTAAC contains:
- the LOC112695150 gene encoding two-component response regulator 24 encodes the protein MAPNEDSATKLTALVVDDDRQVRMIHQWMLNKVGVKNQAAENGKEAVQIHCSGQGFDLILMDKEMPLMNGIEATKELRSMGICSKIVGVSSHSEEKQIQEFMEAGLDDYLVKPLNMAKLRSILDNIM